The segment TTCTGCACTGCTCCTTTGCCAGACAGGTATGGTGGCACCTGTTGGCCACCTCCCCCCCTCCTGCGGGTCTGTCCATCCTCGATTGGGGGTATCATCTCTACGCCCAGGAGGCAGGTCCGCGCGCTAAAGGCATTGCCTCTCTCCTACTGTTGGTCTGCTGGAGGATCTGGTTATCTCGGAACTGCCTGGTGTTCGACAATGGCCAAATCTCTTTGGAAGCTGTTATAAATGCCATTAAGGAAGACATCAGGTTGTGGTGCAACGCAGGTGCAACACATCTGGCAGCACTCAGAGCATGTAGGCGTTCCCTGATGTGAGCTTGGGTTTCAGCGGCTTGGCTAATTTATGGTTGCTCCATCATGTAATTATTCTGTCTAATTCCTTTGTAGGCAGCGGATTCACTCCGACTGCTGTTGTACCGGACTATTCTTTTCCATCTTAATTCAAAatacgcagctctcctgcgtattcgagaaaaaaagagaTTTCTGGTTTACACTTGCAGAACTATGATTGATCATGACTCAGAAATTGTTTGTCTGTGGTATCGTTTCTGTGCTCAAACTTGTAATAGTTGGTAGTCCCAGCTGCATAATCTCCTCTCTCCCATTCTGTAGAATTTGAGCCTTTCAAGAAATCTGGGAGGGAACGGTGTTTCTTTTTAAATCTGAAATCACTGCTAAAATTATGGTATTTTACCCGTACTTGAAAATTCTTTCAGGCACGCAGGTATGAAAAGAAGCTGCACAAGTTTGTTGATCCATTGTTAGGCGCTAAAAAGCATGAAAGGGTTCAGATTAAGGAATGTGTCAAGGTGGCGCTCTTGTGCATTCACAAATTTGCCAATAGTCGGCCTACCATGTCGGAAGTTGTTGCCATGCTTGGCAGCATCAAGGTGGTGCGACAATAGATAAGCCTACTGGAATCACATTGGTTGTAATTTTGGAAGAACCCTAAAGTGATTGTTGTAATAAGCAAAGTGTCAACTAATGAGCTGCTGCaactcatgttttttttttctcgaatacgcaggagagttgcgcatctttgtattaagacGGAAATAGCGAAAAGTCGCTTGTACAACGACTGTCATACGGCAGGTATTCAAATATACGAAGGGGAACTTATACAATAATTAAAACAACTAAAGGGCAACCAGAAACACAAAGGGGCGCTAAACCACATAACCAAAGGCCTCCAGATGTTGTAGCAGGGTCCGAAGGTTTTTTGCGCTGGCTTGGCACTAGTTTTCGGCCTCCTCCTTAATCAGTGCCACCAGCGAATCCGAAGAGAGACGCCTCTTGTTGAACACAACCTCATTGCGTACCCGCCATAAACGCCAGCTGGTGAGAAGCAGCAAGGAGTCGAGGCCTTTTCGGTGTTGAGCAACCGCGTGCCCACGCAGGTCGCTCCACTAGGTCAAGATGTATCCCTGATCGGGGGCATGAGCGCCCAGGACGTGCCACCATATTTCACGTGCAAAGTAACAGTGCAGAAGCAAGTGATCAACGGTTTCCGAGTGCTGATCGCAATGGGCGCATAAGTCATCCTCTTGCAAGCCGTGTCTCCTCCTTCTGGCAGCGGTCCATAGTCGTCCGTGAAGCAACTCATGTTTTTCAAGAGTCCCGTataacaacaacaataataataataacaacaacaacaataacaacatgTGATCTTAATCTTGTACAGtccacagagatagttgcaataAAATATCGTTCTGCAGAGGCGCATAGCAGTGGGAGGTTGAGCATGGCAAGTTGGTCAGAGCATGTAGTGGTGAGTTGAGTGATGAAGTCCTACTTAGAGGCTGGTCAGAGGTCTCTCTCATGGCATCTATTTCCAGCATATATAGTTTTATTAATACTTGGGTGATCTGCACCATCTCCTTGTTGACAAACGGAGCAGGGAGAAGATAGGAGGCTTCTTGGAACCTTCAGCGCCGGCTGAATTGTGTATGCTTGGTTGAAATGTCCATGCCTGTATGGTTAACTAGTCTAGCTCCAGAGAAAAAGACGTCCCTGCTGGACAGATCAGGGTCAGGCTGGCACTATTGTGCAGTGAAGACCGAAGAAATCGGCCAAAATGCTGGGTCCAACTTAGAATCTGTCAAGGCATGTCAGTCTCAAGTAgcttcaaaaaatcaagaattaTTGGTGAAGTCTGGCACTAGATGATACGAGCTTGAAGTTTCCTGGAAACCCTCTTCTCTACCTTTGGCGCCTTCTTGTGCTTTGTTGAAATATGTCAGCATCACACAGTTCAAATTAAAAACATTTCTAACTTTCTAAGGGCGTCATCTCTTTTACAGCAGCcaaagtcttcatcttctctatcACTACACCAAACCATGGCCTTTTTAAAGGCTCTCAGTGTCGCACAGCCTTCTCCTGCATTTAGCTAGCTAGCTCATTCATTCCTAGTAAAGCATCGAAGGAATAGAACGCAAGATGGCTCTGGTCGGCCAGGTCGCCACGGTCGCGCAGCTGGTCGGGGTGGACGCCTACGGGCTCATCACCATGATCGCCGAGGCGGCTCGGACGGTGCGGCGGAACAGGGCGACCTGCCTCCAGCTCGCCCGGCGGGTCGAGATGATCGGCGGCCTGCTCAGGCAGCTTCAGGCCACGCAGCTGATGCACCAGCCGGAGACGAGGGACCCcgtggaggagctggaggagacGCTCCGGCGCGCGTACCTGCTCGTCCGGTCCTGCCAGCGCCGCGGGTACGTGTACCGGTGCTTCATGGGCACGCGGCACGCCGACGAGCTCCGCGAGGTGCAGGGTGAGATCGCTTTCTACCTCCAGCTCTTCCCCCTCGTCAGCTACGTCGACGCCACGCTCACATGGGCCAGGCTTCTCAGCAAGGCTCATCATCCGTGCTGCCAACAGGTACTACCTGTTCACAACTAGTTCTAGTTGTTTCTGATATCTTCCTCCCAAAAAATAAAGTTCTTTCTGATATGGTCAGGATCTATAGATTTCCATTGTTATCTGAAAATAAAAGGTTGAGATCTGAAAGTTCGATGCAATTTTTACTGCTGGACTTACTGTCTTCTGCCTTCTGATATTGTTTATTTGTGAAAACTGCCTTCTACCTTCTGATATTGTTTATTTGTAAACTTATGCTTTGCCATCTGTTATTTGTTCAGGCACCTATGGTAAGACCATATTTTGTGCCATCCCTGTTTCTCTCGTGCGATGGATGCTGCTTAGCAATTGTTCAGGGAGTATGCCTTGGTATAGTATACACACGGTTTACACCTCCTCTGGTATTGTCTACTGATGTATGTATCTGTGAATTTTTCATGTGCCACTGCAGGAGTCGAAACACATTACTGACTTGTTCCTTTCTCATCTTATCACTTAACACATTAACAATGATCTAGCTAGCACCCTTTTTTTCTCTGGGAACAGCTAGCTAGTACGCaattgttgatcatctttgtcagATGACTAGTCGTGAAATTCAGGTGAAATCGATCGAAAGTACAGTTGTAAGTCAGCCATTCATTCATGTTTGCGAAATAGGTATGTTGAAAATTTCCTTTTCCTCATGGAAGATCATATCGGAGTTAATTACTACCTGACCAACTCTCGGGTGCTGTTCTTATCGCTCGAGTTTTCGGATGATCCGTTTGCATCCACAGCTTACATTTTGGTTCATCAGGAGTACAAAGTTCCAGTTCCAGGGTCGCAGGCGCAGATGCCATCGCAATCAGACCAGTCCTTGAGCCTTCCACCGCTGAGGAACGCCGAGTAGGTCACATACGTCATGCTCCCTTGACATGCTTCAATCTTTCAGGTTCCAAATTTAACAAACTCAATTTAGTATTGTCATTCTGCAACAATCTCATCTTCTCATTCAATCTTTCACTCTGTGTATCTTCagctttctcaaaaaaaaaaaaaaaaaaaaaaagcagcatCACTCAACTGAGTTGGTACAGTAAGGTGTTGGGATCGCATTTGTTGCTGTCCTCGAGTCTCTACTGCTGTCAAAATCCTTCCTCTTCAGTTTTACAAGAGAAGAACTGAACCATGAAAACGTCGAAAAGATAGGCGAACCGTGGTTCCGACCAAAATTATGGTAGCAGAGATAACAATGGTCAAGACCTCAGAGATGTTTCCATGTCATTTTTGCCTTGCTATCGCGAATGCCCATTGATGTACATTGTGAGTCTCAGTTTCTTCAGATCTGTACAGTTTTCTATATATTCCTTACGGCGCTGTAAAGTCTAGTCAGAATCCTGCAATTTTCAGGATGCTGTGTCGACAGCCACACCTGGTGCTtctctgatttttttagataatggaaacaTTGTTTCCGGCCTCTGCACCATGTGGCACACACAGTCTaattcattattacaatatgCTTCTCTGATGATACAACTTGTCCATGCTTGCCATTTCTCTCTTTCACAAATCAGAATGTAATGCCTCATGCCCGATTGTTCTTTGATCAAAAGTATGATCTGCTAATGGTAACTGTGTAATTTTGTTCGGAACTTCTATCTTTATATAAAGATACGTAGCACTTCTGTGTATTGTAATTGTGAGGCAGAACTTCCAGGATTTGACAGATTCAAAGTTGCAGCCGGTATTTCGGCCATTTCCTCTTCAGTTTCACTGCACAAAAATGCATGATTAAATTTATCTTGAACTAGATTAGACCACACGGGCATGAGGCATGGAGTTCAACATGACTAGAGCAGATGCAGGTCACAGATCACTGGAACATAGAGGCCATGGAGGACTCTCAGTTGGGCTCAAGCTCAACTCACCACCAATTGTAAAGGATTGGTCAGGCCATAGAACTCCAGAGCTTCTGGAATCCAGGTAGAACCTGAACAGACACCTGCCATGGCAACCGTGGCAGATTCTTGCCCGGTGTGGCATCCGAGACCAGCCCcgccggaggccgagcgggTGCTATCGAGGAGCTTCCACAAACGAGCCTCTGGTAGCGCCGCCGCTGGCCCTCTTCGCCGCCCAAGTGAAAAGCGTCCTGCTTCAGAACCATCACGGTCCACAGCCTCCGGCGTCGCATGACGAGGACGACGCAAAGTCCGGTCGGATAGCGGAGAtaggccgccgccaccgccggcggtggcggcggcagtgCGATCTCGCCGGCCCGGAGGATTTGCCAAAAGCCCCCTGATTTGGATCGTGATTAATAATCGCGATCCGAATATATACAAAGACTAGATCCTTGGTTTGGACGGCCGGCTCCACCCTCTCGGCTGCTCCTCTCgcccgtccgccgccgcctgccGCTGCCGTCCTCCCTACGGGAATGGCAAAGCCCCATCCCACCATCTCCCGCTCAATCCCTAGCACCAATCTTCTCCGCACATGCACCCGggtcacaaaaaaaaacatttttactGGCTAACAGTCCATTCGGATGAGCAAGCCGAACACCATGACTCCATGTTCCTAACGCCATGGCTCAATCCGCTCGCCGCTTGCCCGACGCGCTATTACAAGGCACGACGTTTCGGCCGCCGGACGGACGAGCCCCGTCTGTCTCGGCAGCCGGCCGCTGATCTCGGTCGCCGGACAGCCGGAGCAGCCGAACCTAGCGATGCCCGGTCTTCTCTTCGTTGGGCAGTGATCGAGTTGCCTAACCAAACActagtactccatgtagaaACAATCACTCGTTTCTCAGGAAGGAAGGAATCAACTACTCGCTCAATGCAATGGACAAGAGACACGCTTTGCGCTCcgtttataaaatataaaaaagattGACTATTTCAGTCAAGTCTTCTTCTAAACAGGTAAGGACGAGCATTATCTACGGTTTAAAGAACACGTAGGTGGTGTTTGGTTTAGAAATTGTTTGGTTTAGAAATTGTAACGCAAAGGCAAACACCGGTATTGTAAATAAAGTAACAAAGACTGATATTGTTTGGTTCCTATGGTGTAATGGAAATAGAAAATTGGATGGCGGCACTGCTCGACGACTTCCTTCGCCTCGCCGACATGCACGGAAACTTCCGTATGGCGCTGGTTGTGCTAGCTGGGCTTAAGGTCCAAGCCCGTGTAGTGCTGCGACAGGAGGATACGTCTATTCCGGTGTTCGTGACCTTccgcttcttcttgaacaccgaCGACCAGATCTAGCGAGGACGTCCCCATTCCACATCGACCCATTGCTTTAGGAAAAAACATGAAAGGACTGATAGAAGGAAGAATATACACACCTTACAGACCTGATCTTCCCCGATCTAATTGATGTAGGTCATCTTGCCCTTAAGCCCCTCTCGCAAAGCTTGTCGTTCACCGTAAATCCCCtcaaaatctagaacacatgcaagggttagggtttggtggAGAGGGATGGGAGAGGGAGCGGGAGAGAGGGATGGGTGCTCCTCACCGATGAGGATGTGGTGGAAGTAGTAGGAGTCACCGGTGGGTGCGGATCAACCGTCGCGTGCGACCTCGTGAAGAGCCGAGGTGAGGAGAAGAGTCACGCGACTGAGCCGAAGCGAGGAGTGGATCGGATTTGATGTGTAATGTAATCTTATAACACTGGGAGGTGAGCGGTATCAACATTTCACAGCCTGGTATTCGATAGCCCTGTGAACTGATTACAGGCCAAAACAGCCCAACCAAATACCTCCGTAGTGTTTTCTTCACACGGTTTGCCTCTCCATATCCTGCCCACGTCCTGACAGGTGGCCCCTCCCCAATCTCCTCCTCTACGATCCCCCTCCCGCTCCCGAGTCCCCTCCCCTATTTCGATCTATTCGGCTTCGACCCCTACCTAgcgccgtcgcctcctcctcctcccctcccatcCCAGCGCCGCCCGTGCCCCGTTCTCCTCCCACTCCCGGCGAAGCCATCGCTCCCGCGTGCACCTCTCCTCCTCGTAGGTGGCGCCGACGTTGCCCCTGCTCGCGTCCAGCTCCAACCCCAACCCAGTgttgtcgcctcctcctcctcccctcccatcccagcgccgccacctcctccccctcccctccccttcccaGTGAAGCCATCACTCTCGCACGCATCTCTCCCCCTTGTAGGCGGCGCCAGCATTGCCCCTGCTCGTGTCCGGCTCCGACCCcaacggcggctgctgcttcgCCAAGCAGGTGATGgactctcctcctcctcctaagTTCTTTTCCTAAGAAACTTTATCGGCATAGTTACTATTGTTGATATTAAAAACTGAATTACGTGTGCATATTTTGGTAATTCGTCCgggttgttttctttttcttctctatcCTTTGTTTTCAATCCCGGCATTGCGTTTCTAAAGGGGTAACTAGTTATTCCCTACTGCTTAGGAGAAACATTGTGCTCGGCTGTAATAGGCTTGTCCAGAATGATCAAAGGTTAAAAATCTATTACAATCAATTTATTCTTTACTCTGCAGCCTACATGCCTTCATTCTTGGTTCACTAGGCTGCTGTTATCCGTGTGTTTAGATATTTATGCAGAGTAGCCGATTATATATTCACTTATGAAAAAGGAAAACCTCGGATATAGTTTCAAGGTACATGCCCAAGACGAGACTACGGCATGTGTACCACTACACTGGATGTTTGTGTACCTTAGCAAACTAAGATAGTCTAATCTTTAACTATATCTTTTCATCTATGTTGGTTGGCTGCAaaagatttttggtttaaaagaaaaaaaaaatagatgtctCAGGCTGGGGTGTGAAGTCTTtggttcaaaaggaaaaaaaaatgcttgctGATATCTGGGACTCATGTTATAATTCAGTATTCAGGAAACTATCTATGTGCATATGTTAGTATTTCAAAATAATCCTATTTGGAATTTAGCCCAACTATATTTTACAATTGCTTTGGAGTGGAGATGGAGAGGCAGTGACTGTCTTGGCTCATCACTATAGATTTGTCGCTAATATTAATAAAGATGGCACTTCCTAGagttagttaaaaaaaaattcctgaAATTTGGGTTGGTATATTGCTACCAGTAGGGCATCATCTAGACTTCGGTATTAAAATGATATGGTAAGGTTTCTATGTTCATTGTttgtttcattttatttttcataattttcatTTTGATCTCCAGTTTTGCATTTCATTAAAATACACAAAAGCTCCCCGTGCGGATGGTTTCTACAATTGTGGTTTGGTCCCATATTGCAGATGTTCATATCCACGTAAGAACAATGCATAAGAATGAGAGCTTTTAATAAATATCTGCCCTATTGATTAGTCCCATGCAATTTTCTGCTACCTTTATGGTTTTAAATATTAGGTTTGTGAATCGTAAGCCATCCTTGGCTACATGTTGCCTTCAGTCTTCACTAGGATATGTACATTTTTAGGCTAATTTGTAAATTGTGGATTTTCTTAAACCCATCATAAGCATTTTCATCTTTGTTTTCACAAATTCCAGATCATCCTTTAAACATCCGTCTGATTGCAGTGAGCAAGAATCATGCCAACCATGTTTGAATTTGATGAGGACTTAGGTAAAGTAtctttgttttctatttttgctGTCTTTTCTTGCCAGTTTTCTTTCAGATCATCAGCAGGGCCGTCCTGAAACTCCCCATCAGTGTCGATGACTGCAGCGCGAAGCGAGGAAGGTGTTGCATAAGCAAGGCTGTAAGTTCTTGTTCCAATCCATGTGCTTTGCTTGCCAACTTATCCAATTCCATGTGCATGATGAATTCTTTACGTGCCTTATTGGACACATCCATAGAAGGGGAGCAGCTTGTTCATGTGGGGCAGAACATCCGGTTAGACTACAGAGTGATCGACGTGCACACCCCGCCAACCAGGACATTTTCACCGTTGAATCCGAAGTCGAATACTTAAGCTTACAAGCTCCGACAGGTTGGAGTGTTTTTAATACTTGTTTGGCTAACTAGACAAGATCCGTGGCCTTTTTTGTGGGTAATGCAGCTTGAAATTGACAGATGAACGTAATTCTGCCCTCGCTCACCGTCTGTTCTCACTTCTGGTGTTATAGTCAATAatattatcatatataaatTTTCGATTCTCGTTGTAACGTACGGATGTTTAACtagtatatataaaaaaaaagtaaggaCGAGGAGGAAGGCACTTACGTTGGTTCGATTTTTTTATTCACTCAGTCCAAACTGAGGAATATTTTGCCTCAGTTCGGTGGATCCAGTGGGGAAAGGAGGTGGCTGAAACGCGAGAAAATTTTGTTCCAAGCATACAAACCACATGTTCCaattttcttttgcttcttgttCCCCTCCGGCGCCGTGGGATCCTGGCAGGAGGCGTTGCGACTGATCTAGTGTTGGCCTGAGACGTCGTGCACCAAGTCGAGCAGTCAAGAGAGGAAGCAACACGAGCTTACAGGTCTCCCCCGTCCAAAGCTCACGGTTCCTCCGATACAGAACCATTTTCTCTGACGTAACGTCAAAGTGACAACTCAGACGACAATCCCTCCAATACATGCTCCTGCCACTCATCTCTTCCGGTGGCCTGTCGGAGATGTCGGGGCTGCACTCTGCCGGTGAGCCGCTGGGGATGGTGCCTCACGGCCAACGTGCTCCATCTTCCATGTGTCAATCCATCGTTGACGTCCACGGTCCGTCGCTAATATTGATTATCACATGGTCCACACAGGCGAGATGTAGTTTTAATTTCTTTTCACGATGAGGCGGAGACCGTTGTCGCGGCAGACGTCGCGGCCGACCACCCTTTTGCGTTCGTCACGGCCTCTCCTGAGCAGGGTTTAAAAATACGACAGTAACCGTTCGGTTATCATGGTTACTAACTAATTCGGTCCGTATCGTATTTagaaaccgagcggttaccgatcaAAATCAAAgtcaagattaaaaaaaattcaaaaatttaacGAAATTCGACCGGATTCTACTGAATTACTGTACAGTTATCGACCCTGACAGTTTTCGAGGGTCTATCAAATTTGTGAACCCTATTCCTGAACCGGCCATCGCCCCTACCACCAGTGAAGAGGGGCAAGGCAAATGATGCATCTTTGATGCTGAATTGCTGAAGCGCAGGAATCTAGTTGCAAAATTCATCATAAAATTCGGTATACAATTCATAGTGACTGCACTGAACAGTGGGAGGGTCAGTAGTAATATAACCATGACGCAATTGGAGCTTCATCATGTACTGCAACAAAGTCCAATTTGAACCTTTTTTATGAACTCATGTCCGCCTAGCATCTCGATCGTTTGGTTTCTTGACCATAATTTGTGTGTGTATCTAAATCAAAATTAAAACACAATAAAGCTGTTGCACTCGTTGATAACAACAGAATTACAAGCAACCAATCACAGGGTTGGTCATGACTCATGAATACATCATGACAGCAAGTACCCAACTTTGATAGGTGATATGCAcattggaaaagaaaatttcCTTTTGGTGATCGTCTCTTCCACTCATGGTTTTTCTGGCCCCTTTTCTATATGCACTACAACAATATGAATGAATGATTTACAATGTAAATACTACATAGAAGATCCAGTAACCTTTCAAGAGGATTGACATATTCATCTGCCCAGTATCAGTATCAACATATTTATCTATCCCTAACCGAGGTGAAGATGGTCACAACAAAACCAAGCTTCATCTGGATCGTTTACTTCTTGGTGCTCACTTTACCATTGGGAGTTCTTTTACCATCAACTCCGCTCTTCTTGATTGGCGTTTGAGAGGGTCCATTCAGCTTTTTCTGTAACGGTGATGTCCTTTTGGCAGGATTTAGACCTCTAAAGCAATTAAAAAAACAGCATAATTCAGAACAGTAGATCTTAACATATGCTAGTTGCTTTATAGGGCAATTCGAGTATATTAATTGAACTTACCTAATGTCTGAACTTTTCGCACCCTTGGGTTGGGCCTTCCTTGCAGCTGAGGCACCTCCATTGGCAAAACCTGAAGCTTTTGGGGCGCTGGCTGGGCGCACGGAATCTTGTTCTGACGAGCAACTAGTTGCAACCTCAAAATCATCAGAATCCTCAGTTGCGACAGACCCAGACCAACTCCATTGCTGTTCAGGACTGCTTCTTTGATAGAAGGTTAAATCTTGTGTGGCATCAGGTCCCAACTCTGGCAGGGAATTGCTGCTCCCAAAATGGGAGTTGTCAGCCCAATCTCCCAAGGCCGATTCCTTCTGAAACACAATTACAAGTATCAAGCCATGAAGATGGATAGTTCAAAGTTTGGCTTCTTCTGTCTTGGCGTACCATTACTTCGGGTCTTTTAGAATTTAAGTACTTAAATTAGATTGATTCAACTGCACGATTGCTTTGGTACGGTGATGCTTACATTGCTTACTTTAGCTCATGTAGCAAAAAATCTCCTATAACTTACCTCTCAACACTTCATCACATTTTTTATGTAAAGAACTTCTGTTCTTATATTTCATGGAAGTCTTTGTCAAGAATGGTTGGTGAATTAATAACAGACTTTGCGGTGCTTGATTTCGCAATAATCATGTACGTTTTATCTTTATGCTTTTCCAATTTCAATGACGCTTGCATATCGCAGCATCTTGTGATAATGAACCAGGTTGTGTGCCTTAGTGCACCGCATGGTGCAGAGGCCGGAAATGATGTTTCCGTTATCTAAAAATTACATGTTCACAGGGTATGTGAATATACTAGATTTTACGAATGGAAAACAGCAAatttcagagagagagaaatactTGAGTTGAATATCTCAGTGCAGGTGATGCATTACCTCTAGACTTCCAACTTCATCCGTTGGGTGACTCAGTGCAGGTGATGCATTACCCATCCTCATTCTATAAATGTCTGGGCTTGATTGTGTGCTTCGTATGTTCTCACTTTCTCCATCTTTCCTAGCCAATGCTGCCCTGAGGCAAGCAATCTGCAGTAATATAGAGATGAGCAGAAATCGTACAAACATTGATCTCTAGCCAAATGAAATCAAGAAAGCGATGAAGTGGAGTTGGTAGATGAACCTGTTCTTTGAGCTCTTTgacttctcctccttccttgtTTGACTTGGCTGCTCCAAGCTCAACAGTGGCGACTCGCTCAGCGAACTTCAAAGTGCTTATGGACTCGCTCACAGCATCTGGTTCTGGGGCTATGTGAACAAACATCAAAGTTTTTGCTTGTCCTCCTGAACATGACAACTAAATATTATTCCACGTATTTTTCGCACTGATAAGTTGCAAACTAAGGACATGGAGCTTTAGAGTTACCAAGAGAGTCTTGTAAAAATTGAGTTAGTTTGCTATTTCGGTACGGAACATGTGCACTTTTCTGTGCAAGGGAAGCAATCACATCTCCTAGTGCTGCCAGTGACTTATTTATGTGCTGTGCTTCCTTCAGCCTATCTCCTACAACTTCAGATTTATCAACTCTTTCGCTGCCAGCTAAATCCACAAGATGCATGCAACCTCGTAGGACTGTTCCTGATGTTAAATCCCGTCCTTGAACATGAACGGTCAGACAACTGTAAATTGGATTATTCAACCATCAGTTAAAAATATTAAAGCAGCAAGTTCTGTATTATGCTTGACGTAAAAGGTAATATTGCAAGGTCAAACATACCTATGGGAGCGACTACTTCGGTCATTCATGGCCGTTGAGCAAACTGCACGGTTCTTTTGGCCAAGATTCATCAACTCGATCACATCAGAGGTTGTTGTGACTGTAACTATGTTTGCATCTGGAACTGCAAGGCCTTTTTGTGAACTATTTCGAATTTCTAATGTTTCTTGGTGTTAAGGAGACACAATATGTCATCGAAAAAAGGAGATGCATTATATGCATAAAAGGAGATGCATTATATGCATaaaaattaatatcaaattcaGTAGGAaaggatattttttatttccacCATTCTGAAGGAGGTCTCTCACTTGCTCATTGTAGATCTCAATCATCTGTACAGCAATTTCATAACAAAATGTATCCTTCCTCTGCTCCTGGATACTGAATAGGTCATTCAGTGCTCTATAGTTGACACCGAGCCCTTCTTCCGTCAAAACTTTAGGACCACTCTACAGAGTCCACAAAATGATGTTTTGATATTGCAAAAGAGACCATTATCAATGTTGAAATTAAAAATCGACAGGTTGAGCACCATTGTAAAGGTCTTCCCCGATCCAGTTTGACCGTACGCAAATATACAAacattgaagccatcaagaacGGAACGTATCAAAGGTTGCATGTCTGAAAAGACCTCCTCTGCACTAATTGAAAGAATGTATGTCACTTAACTACCGAAGGTCCAAGCTGTTTTTCAAACAAATAATTCAGTGGAGCAACTTGTGAGTACAACCTTGTGTGGCCAAGGGCCCAAAGACCCTGTTGAAAGTAAAAGACTTCCGTGCATCTTTTCCATATTTTGAGGGTACTATGACTGTGATGGTTCTATCTTCTATTTCCGCAACACTGCTTGAGGAACATACTTTTCCAGGAAGGAAAGGTCTCACTCGACAATACACTCTAATATTTCCTG is part of the Phragmites australis chromosome 12, lpPhrAust1.1, whole genome shotgun sequence genome and harbors:
- the LOC133886765 gene encoding cell number regulator 13-like; the protein is MALVGQVATVAQLVGVDAYGLITMIAEAARTVRRNRATCLQLARRVEMIGGLLRQLQATQLMHQPETRDPVEELEETLRRAYLLVRSCQRRGYVYRCFMGTRHADELREVQGEIAFYLQLFPLVSYVDATLTWARLLSKAHHPCCQQAPMVRPYFVPSLFLSCDGCCLAIVQGVCLGIVYTRFTPPLVLSTDVCICEFFMCHCRSRNTLLTCSFLILSLNTLTMI
- the LOC133886528 gene encoding sulfated surface glycoprotein 185-like → MEIENWMAALLDDFLRLADMHGNFRMALVVLAGLKPCELITGQNSPTKYLRSVFFTRFASPYPAHVLTGGPSPISSSTIPLPLPSPLPYFDLFGFDPYLAPSPPPPPLPSQRRPCPVLLPLPAKPSLPRAPLLLVGGADVAPARVQLQPQPSVVASSSSPPIPAPPPPPPPLPFPVKPSLSHASLPLVGGASIAPARVRLRPQRRLLLRQAVFFQIISRAVLKLPISVDDCSAKRGRCCISKAVSSCSNPCALLANLSNSMCMMNSLRALLDTSIEGEQLVHVGQNIRLDYRVIDVHTPPTRTFSPLNPKSNT
- the LOC133887505 gene encoding LOW QUALITY PROTEIN: kinesin-like protein KIN-14P (The sequence of the model RefSeq protein was modified relative to this genomic sequence to represent the inferred CDS: inserted 2 bases in 1 codon; deleted 1 base in 1 codon) produces the protein MHSAPSMPSYFHSHPHHHLKNTNPPRDRHHHLFARKDGELQEELPATGFFLPPPRDRASSRAFQRPSDRRVRRWSGPGPPMASPEQEAAVAAAVVEDVMRLHGEGGSGTGGGGGETVGAWRNIDIAWRKAEEAAIRRYEAANWLRRIVGVVCAKDLAEEPSEEEFRLGLRNGIILCNALNKVQPGTVPKVVEVPSDSTVPTDGAALCAYQYFENVRNFVIGLQDLGLPTFEASDLEKGGKGVRAVDCVLALKSFSEAKQVGKQPSSYKYGGIIKPLSGKYFIRKNTEPFMKAMMRSHSAELLRDGISQEQIGLDFSLEPTEITTSDSIRILVQTVLSDKKPEEVPSVVESLLSKVIHEFEHRIANQNELVKDTMDSNESKTLSRTDSPQMESTSTCDLEKLDEEDHNFVSVKEDVTTITPAPLNGDNVDKLKQPKPERNFDQQQKQIQDLRSNLSTIKSGMEHLKLQYSEDLTKLGDHLHVISHAASGYHKVVEENRKLYNQIQDLRGNIRVYCRVRPFLPGKVCSSSSVAEIEDRTITVIVPSKYGKDARKSFTFNRVFGPLATQEEVFSDMQPLIRSVLDGFNVCIFAYGQTGSGKTFTMSGPKVLTEEGLGVNYRALNDLFSIQEQRKDTFCYEIAVQMIEIYNEQVRDLLQNGGNKKLEIRNSSQKGLAVPDANIVTVTTTSDVIELMNLGQKNRAVCSTAMNDRSSRSHSCLTVHVQGRDLTSGTVLRGCMHLVDLAGSERVDKSEVVGDRLKEAQHINKSLAALGDVIASLAQKSAHVPYRNSKLTQFLQDSLGGQAKTLMFVHIAPEPDAVSESISTLKFAERVATVELGAAKSNKEGGEVKELKEQIACLRAALARKDGESENIRSTQSSPDIYRMRMGNASPALSHPTDEVGSLETRSNGTPRQKKPNFELXPSSWLDTCNCVQKESALGDWADNSHFGSSNSLPELGPDATQDLTFYQRSSPEQQWSWSGSVATEDSDDFEVATSCSSEQDSVRPASAPKASGFANGGASAARKAQPKGAKSSDIRGLNPAKRTSPLQKKLNGPSQTPIKKSGVDGKRTPNGKVSTKK